One genomic segment of Amycolatopsis sp. Hca4 includes these proteins:
- a CDS encoding LON peptidase substrate-binding domain-containing protein → MTEPEPDSDATTTILPLFPLQTVLLPGTKLPLHIFEPRYRQLTADLVSGTVPGREFGVVALRSSLTREVRGLDQLYEVGCSTVLREAKRLPDGRFDVVTEAKRRFRLHDLDCVSAPYLIASVEWVDDAPPAPSGGMAERLATVARAAHQRYCETAWRSDDWHAPPPETDMAELAYVLAADCLLPLEDRQRLLEERHPLRRLRIACRLLTREAGFLNTLGAVPLPPGELTDLSRPASLN, encoded by the coding sequence GTGACCGAGCCGGAACCGGATAGTGACGCGACGACGACGATCCTGCCGTTGTTCCCGCTACAGACCGTGCTGCTGCCGGGCACCAAGCTTCCGCTGCACATCTTCGAACCGCGGTACCGGCAGCTGACGGCGGACCTGGTGAGCGGCACGGTGCCGGGCCGCGAGTTCGGCGTGGTCGCACTGCGGTCGTCGCTGACCCGCGAAGTACGTGGTCTGGACCAGTTGTACGAAGTGGGCTGCAGCACGGTGTTGCGCGAGGCCAAGCGCCTGCCGGACGGCCGGTTCGATGTGGTGACGGAGGCCAAGCGCCGCTTCCGCCTGCACGACCTCGACTGCGTGTCGGCCCCGTACCTGATCGCCTCGGTGGAGTGGGTCGACGACGCCCCACCGGCCCCGTCCGGCGGCATGGCGGAGCGCTTGGCGACGGTCGCCCGCGCGGCCCACCAGCGCTACTGCGAAACGGCTTGGCGCAGCGACGATTGGCACGCCCCACCCCCGGAGACGGACATGGCCGAGCTGGCGTACGTGCTGGCGGCGGACTGCCTGCTGCCACTGGAGGACCGCCAGAGACTGCTGGAGGAACGCCACCCGCTGCGCCGGCTGCGGATCGCCTGCCGGCTGCTGACGCGGGAGGCGGGGTTCTTGAACACGCTGGGTGCGGTGCCGCTGCCGCCGGGCGAACTGACGGACCTGAGCCGGCCGGCCAGCTTGAACTGA
- a CDS encoding NUDIX domain-containing protein produces MRSDTLRVLLWRRALDPHLGRWSLPGGRLRLDEDVETSIRRQLAEKVDVRQLKHVEQLAVFSAPDRVPGPRVVATAFLGLVPSDVDPEVPEDTEWHDVASLPRTAFDHEAIVLRARDRLRSKLSYTNLGFALAPDEFTISALRGLYSAALGYRVSATNLQRVLSRRGLLVPTGHTAPPGRSGGRPAALFSFGGKGMQITDPFAVFKPPSR; encoded by the coding sequence GTGCGCTCGGACACACTGCGGGTGCTGTTGTGGCGCCGCGCGCTCGACCCGCACCTGGGCCGCTGGTCGCTGCCGGGCGGCCGGCTGCGGCTCGACGAGGACGTCGAGACGTCGATCCGGCGCCAGCTCGCCGAGAAGGTGGACGTCCGCCAGCTCAAGCACGTCGAGCAGCTCGCGGTGTTCAGCGCGCCGGACCGCGTCCCGGGGCCGCGGGTGGTGGCGACGGCGTTCCTCGGCCTGGTCCCGTCCGACGTCGACCCGGAGGTGCCGGAGGACACGGAGTGGCACGACGTCGCTTCGCTGCCGCGGACGGCGTTCGACCACGAGGCGATCGTGCTGCGCGCCCGCGACCGGCTGCGGTCGAAGCTGTCCTACACCAACCTGGGGTTCGCACTGGCACCCGACGAGTTCACGATTTCCGCGTTGCGCGGGCTGTATTCGGCAGCGTTGGGTTACCGGGTCTCGGCGACCAACCTGCAGCGGGTGCTGTCGCGGCGCGGGCTGCTGGTGCCGACGGGGCACACGGCGCCGCCGGGCCGCTCGGGCGGGCGTCCGGCGGCACTGTTCTCCTTCGGCGGCAAGGGCATGCAGATCACGGATCCGTTCGCGGTGTTCAAGCCGCCATCGAGGTGA